In Spinacia oleracea cultivar Varoflay chromosome 5, BTI_SOV_V1, whole genome shotgun sequence, a single window of DNA contains:
- the LOC110790285 gene encoding uncharacterized protein, whose translation MWKTRDIWEHFDQGTARDILSIHIPEDDHGDDIEWWPNKNGQFTVKSGYWFLQNGQAEKEPNGSKFWKSWWKANLWPKWKILIWKIIHNAIPTRDNLRHRHIDVPSTCPLCEKFPETPEHLFMKCELAKHLWSASYLGINSDVTGNGKARHWVRNFLSLLMREDKRDASRLVEFVSIIWSIWLARNDAAFNSTKLNPSSIMLTARCWKNRWKKAFEGTSSCEVGYEVLQVSGAPRLVWERGRDAVQVPLIVETDGAWKKLSHASKTKTSAAVGWCFRRGGRTVAVGDAKCFASSPDQSEALAILHAISAVPHGTEDLVISTDSANCVLGCINELSAPSEIQAIIKDIKKKALGFNSCIIQKVSRDSVKRAHILATNARKVP comes from the coding sequence ATGTGGAAGACAAGAGACATTTGGGAGCATTTCGATCAAGGCACCGCAAGGGATATCCTATCTATTCATATCCCGGAAGATGATCATGGAGATGATATTGAGTGGTGGCCTAATAAAAACGGGCAATTCACAGTCAAGAGTGGTTACTGGTTTCTGCAAAATGGGCAGGCTGAGAAAGAACCAAATGGGTCGAAATTCTGGAAATCATGGTGGAAGGCCAATCTTTGGCCTAAGTGGAAAATCCTCATTTGGAAGATCATCCATAATGCAATACCAACACGAGACAACCTCAGACATAGGCACATAGATGTCCCCTCAACCTGCCCTCTCTGTGAGAAATTCCCGGAAACGCCAGAGCACCTCTTTATGAAATGTGAATTGGCAAAGCATCTCTGGTCTGCTAGCTATCTTGGGATTAACTCAGATGTTACGGGCAATGGAAAGGCGAGACATTGGGTGCGAAACTTTCTCTCCCTTCTCATGCGTGAGGACAAGAGGGATGCTAGTAGACTGGTGGAGTTTGTGAGTATCATATGGAGCATCTGGTTAGCTAGGAATGATGCCGCTTTCAACAGTACAAAGCTAAACCCATCATCCATCATGCTCACTGCAAGATGTTGGAAGAACAGGTGGAAGAAAGCCTTtgaaggcacgagcagctgtgAAGTGGGGTATGAAGTGCTGCAAGTAAGTGGGGCACCGAGACTTGTCTGGGAAAGGGGAAGAGATGCAGTGCAGGTCCCACTCATCGTTGAAACAGATGGAGCGTGGAAGAAACTCTCGCACGCCAGCAAAACCAAAACATCAGCAGCAGTAGGTTGGTGTTTCAGAAGGGGAGGAAGGACGGTTGCGGTTGGGGATGCGAAGTGCTTTGCTTCCTCTCCTGATCAATCAGAAGCCCTTGCTATCCTCCATGCTATTTCAGCAGTGCCTCATGGCACGGAAGACTTAGTCATCTCCACGGACTCGGCAAATTGCGTGCTTGGTTGTATCAATGAACTAAGCGCACCTTCTGAGATTCAGGCAATCATTAAGGATATCAAGAAGAAGGCTTTAGGGTTTAATTCTTGTATTATTCAAAAAGTTTCCAGAGACTCTGTAAAGAGGGCACATATCCTGGCTACTAATGCTAGGAAAGTCCCCTAa